A section of the Rhipicephalus sanguineus isolate Rsan-2018 chromosome 11, BIME_Rsan_1.4, whole genome shotgun sequence genome encodes:
- the LOC119374049 gene encoding uncharacterized protein LOC119374049, with protein MRCCCVPFCTSSQRKKEAGVSFHEIRVNTELRERWLRVIARKNWVPNSTSNYSAVCSLHFVEADFRENTKRRMLKPDAVPSVFPHYPSYMKKEPPKERSCSGIQKRKRDSSTDTLASLPSQKIDSRPASAPEVRADTPKEVAEPSGWQQPESVSSSDIQDLPFVTAASDYCQSANILEPPDAQPAEEGAGARALRSVGVQADSRSTASAFLERKKWREKERAWKQRNERLQATVDAYKKGLQQLKEECNVSKFLQVARDSDQGSTKARVVMDQVLNYKAKKPKWCETSIRQCIILRNLSTKSCEYIRTELHALPCRTTLQKYLGTTVGEIGFSELVKQRLNAEMECLRAEQAKMCSLVVDEMRIKQRLEYNKQRDVFLGDVDMGALNKVLSDSERSELANSLLCFLICGLHARFRIPVGYFFTRACTVELLAETTKHVIRKTEQLGFEIVRVVTDNHKINVAAMEILSGGQPKTQVPHPADPSRSLFLAFDQSHILKNIRSQFLA; from the coding sequence ATGCGCTGCTGTTGCGTTCCGTTCTGCACTTCTAGCcagcgaaagaaagaagcaggaGTGTCCTTTCACGAGATACGAGTGAACACTGAGCTACGTGAACGATGGCTACGAGTTATTGCAAGAAAGAACTGGGTGCCGAATTCCACCTCAAATTACTCGGCCGTGTGCAGCCTACATTTTGTGGAAGCTGACTTTCGTGAAAATACTAAGAGGCGTATGCTAAAGCCTGATGCGGTGCCTAGTGTGTTTCCTCATTATCCATCGTACATGAAGAAGGAGCCACCTAAGGAGAGAAGCTGCAGCGGCATACAGAAGAGAAAGCGTGATTCTTCGACGGACACGTTGGCAAGTCTGCCAAGTCAAAAAATCGATTCGCGCCCTGCATCGGCGCCAGAAGTTCGCGCGGACACGCCTAAAGAAGTCGCTGAGCCCAGTGGCTGGCAACAACCAGAAAGTGTTTCTTCAAGCGACATCCAAGACTTGCCTTTTGTGACAGCGGCTAGTGACTACTGTCAGTCCGCAAACATCCTTGAGCCACCAGATGCGCAGCCAGCGGAAGAGGGTGCAGGCGCGCGTGCCTTGAGGTCAGTTGGTGTTCAAGCCGACAGTAGGAGTACCGCATCAGCCTTTTTGGAGCGAAAAAAATGGCGCGAGAAGGAAAGAGCATGGAAGCAACGAAATGAAAGACTGCAGGCAACAGTCGATGCCTACAAGAAGGGGCTGCAGCAATTGAAGGAAGAGTGCAACGTGAGCAAATTTCTTCAAGTGGCCAGGGACTCAGATCAGGGCAGCACTAAAGCCAGAGTCGTTATGGATCAAGTGCTAAATTACAAGGCGAAAAAACCGAAGTGGTGTGAAACCAGTATACGACAGTGTATAATTTTGCGGAACCTCTCAACAAAGTCGTGTGAATATATAAGGACAGAGCTCCACGCGCTCCCGTGCAGAACTACGCTTCAAAAGTACCTAGGAACTACTGTCGGAGAAATAGGTTTCAGTGAACTAGTGAAGCAAAGGCTCAACGCTGAAATGGAGTGCCTCAGAGCGGAGCAGGCCAAAATGTGCAGCCTCGTCGTAGATGAAATGAGGATCAAGCAAAGGCTTGAATACAACAAACAAAGAGATGTTTTCCTGGGCGATGTAGACATGGGTGCTCTGAACAAAGTTTTGTCCGACTCGGAAAGGAGCGAACTAGCGAACTCGCTTTTGTGCTTCTTGATCTGTGGCCTTCATGCTAGGTTCCGGATCCCAGTGGGATACTTCTTTACCAGAGCATGCACTGTTGAACTACTTGCGGAAACCACCAAGCACGTCATCAGAAAAACTGAACAATTGGGATTTGAGATAGTTCGAGTTGTGACTGACAACCATAAAATAAACGTTGCTGCAATGGAGATATTATCAGGTGGGCAGCCGAAAACCCAAGTACCTCATCCTGCCGACCCAAGCCGCAGTTTGTTTCTGGCATTCGATCAAAGTCACATCCTAAAAAACATCCGATCGCAATTTCTGGCATGA